A single window of Granulicella mallensis MP5ACTX8 DNA harbors:
- a CDS encoding zinc-ribbon domain containing protein — MEFIDRLLKCCDCGNEFVFTAGEQLFFFDKQFKNDPKRCKLCKAKRAGLGRSANPDVAAAAALPLSRTETRTKCSACSIETTVPFKPTQGRPVLCRSCFQLKRVPSAVTAVTNMDSPARQIAEASAALELAVAASEFDSSFTTPVGVGNFAESSASAELLSAAAKAAQA; from the coding sequence ATGGAATTCATCGATAGGCTCCTTAAGTGCTGTGATTGCGGCAATGAATTTGTCTTTACTGCCGGCGAGCAGCTTTTTTTCTTCGACAAACAGTTCAAGAACGACCCCAAACGCTGCAAGCTCTGTAAGGCAAAGCGAGCTGGTCTGGGACGGTCTGCGAACCCGGACGTGGCGGCAGCAGCGGCGTTGCCGTTATCCCGCACCGAAACACGGACCAAGTGCTCGGCTTGCAGTATCGAGACCACCGTTCCGTTTAAGCCAACCCAGGGTCGACCCGTACTTTGCCGTTCCTGCTTCCAGTTGAAGCGTGTGCCTTCAGCGGTGACGGCGGTCACGAATATGGATTCCCCCGCCAGACAGATCGCCGAAGCCAGTGCTGCTCTGGAACTGGCAGTCGCCGCGAGCGAGTTCGACTCCTCGTTCACGACACCGGTCGGGGTGGGCAATTTCGCTGAATCGTCAGCCTCTGCCGAGCTGTTATCGGCTGCGGCCAAGGCGGCACAAGCCTAG
- a CDS encoding TetR/AcrR family transcriptional regulator has product MDSRSPAKRGPKPKPGTREKLIQAGVQTIHASGYGGTSVQSIVEAADIPKGSFYNFFQSKEAFAAEVIDAYSNRGQERLRSFLLNPDATPRERLEAYFDDRIEAFRTSQYVRGCLMGNFSAEAADQSALIRDGLTKHFGAWCELLETCIAEAQSQREISGQFPASLLAKFLLNSWEGALLRMRAEKSDAPLLDFKEIVFKKLFERPVS; this is encoded by the coding sequence ATGGATTCTCGTTCGCCCGCAAAACGGGGGCCAAAGCCAAAACCAGGTACCCGGGAGAAGCTTATTCAGGCGGGGGTGCAGACGATCCACGCGAGCGGATATGGCGGGACCAGCGTACAGAGTATTGTCGAGGCCGCCGACATACCCAAGGGGTCCTTTTACAACTTCTTTCAGAGTAAAGAGGCGTTTGCGGCGGAGGTGATTGATGCCTATTCCAATCGAGGCCAGGAAAGGCTGCGCAGTTTTCTCCTCAATCCGGATGCCACTCCACGAGAGCGATTGGAAGCGTACTTCGATGACAGGATTGAGGCCTTCAGGACCTCACAGTACGTTCGTGGATGTTTGATGGGTAATTTCAGCGCTGAAGCTGCTGACCAGAGTGCACTGATACGTGACGGCCTTACCAAACATTTTGGAGCCTGGTGCGAGCTTCTTGAGACTTGTATTGCGGAGGCGCAGAGTCAACGGGAGATAAGCGGTCAATTCCCTGCATCGTTGTTGGCAAAGTTTCTCCTGAATAGCTGGGAAGGTGCCTTGCTGCGCATGCGCGCTGAGAAGAGCGATGCCCCGCTGCTTGACTTCAAGGAGATCGTTTTCAAGAAGCTCTTCGAGAGACCGGTTTCGTGA
- a CDS encoding gamma carbonic anhydrase family protein: protein MPASAYVDLSAQVIGDVTLGENASVWMNAVLRGDVHSITIGTGSNVQDCAVLHGMKGLYPVIVGERVTIGHNATVHGCVLEDDVLIGIGAIILNGAHIGAGSIVAAGAVIPERTVIPPRSLVAGVPGKVRRSISDNDFEMIQGYARNYLEYTKAYLAETQTTL, encoded by the coding sequence GTGCCTGCATCCGCTTATGTCGATCTCTCCGCCCAGGTGATCGGAGACGTGACTCTGGGCGAAAACGCCAGCGTCTGGATGAACGCCGTACTGCGCGGCGATGTGCACTCCATCACCATCGGCACGGGTTCCAACGTTCAGGACTGTGCCGTGCTTCACGGCATGAAGGGTCTCTATCCGGTCATCGTCGGAGAGCGGGTGACCATCGGTCACAACGCCACCGTGCACGGCTGTGTGCTCGAAGACGATGTGCTGATCGGTATCGGCGCCATCATCCTGAACGGCGCGCATATCGGTGCCGGATCGATCGTTGCCGCCGGGGCTGTCATACCGGAGCGTACAGTTATTCCGCCGCGTAGCCTTGTCGCGGGCGTTCCCGGCAAAGTGCGCCGGTCGATCAGTGATAACGACTTCGAGATGATCCAAGGCTATGCCCGGAACTATCTCGAATACACCAAGGCCTACCTGGCCGAAACCCAGACGACGCTATAG
- the dut gene encoding dUTP diphosphatase, which translates to MNDTRNSPKILVQRLHPAAQLPRYAHAGPYGDLAADLFAAEAATLAPVGQPGSTQAVRTGLAMELPSTHGALVEDRSGLALRGITTLAGVIDPGYRGELKIVLTNLAPEAQTVAPGHRIAQLRIVERIQASFEETNTLAETPRNNAGFGSTGA; encoded by the coding sequence ATGAACGACACCAGAAACTCGCCCAAGATCCTCGTACAACGCCTTCACCCAGCGGCTCAGCTTCCGCGCTACGCCCACGCCGGGCCCTACGGTGATTTGGCTGCCGACCTCTTTGCCGCCGAAGCCGCAACACTGGCTCCCGTAGGCCAGCCGGGCAGCACGCAGGCCGTGCGCACGGGCCTGGCCATGGAGCTTCCCTCGACCCACGGCGCATTGGTCGAAGACCGCTCCGGGCTGGCACTGCGTGGCATCACGACGCTGGCAGGCGTCATCGATCCGGGCTATCGCGGCGAGCTCAAGATCGTGCTGACGAACCTCGCGCCTGAGGCCCAGACGGTTGCGCCCGGCCACCGCATCGCGCAGCTCCGCATCGTCGAACGCATCCAGGCCAGCTTTGAAGAGACCAACACGCTCGCCGAAACCCCTCGCAACAACGCAGGGTTTGGCTCGACGGGCGCTTAG
- a CDS encoding MBL fold metallo-hydrolase yields MMSSRTGNVHPASLPQDADLVRGRRTLGDFELVFCSDGSYLLDGGAMFGVVPKTLWQKRTPADELNRILLGLNTVVVRTGQHVVLIETGIGNKQLPKMREIHANQELLPASLAAAGVRVDEVTHVINTHLHFDHCGWNTTLHPDGSVTPTFPNARYFAAAGELEHGRLQLERDAVSYLGPNYDPLIASGQLTLLDPQGTGDFTPTDPRLAATQSLPPVTIQTSTEIVPGVWVEAFPGHTASMLAVHLESQSEHACYIGDLIPTHHHLDPTWVMGYDLDPLTCIAQRKRFLAQAIPERWLVLFTHDHQVPAAYVEWNEKGKPVVAG; encoded by the coding sequence ATGATGTCCAGTAGGACAGGCAACGTGCACCCGGCTTCTCTCCCTCAAGACGCGGACCTTGTTCGCGGTCGCCGCACTCTCGGCGACTTCGAACTCGTATTTTGTTCTGACGGCAGCTATCTGCTCGATGGTGGCGCCATGTTCGGCGTCGTGCCGAAGACGCTCTGGCAGAAGCGCACTCCCGCTGACGAATTGAACCGTATCCTGCTGGGATTGAATACGGTCGTCGTCCGGACAGGGCAGCACGTGGTGCTGATCGAGACAGGCATCGGCAATAAACAACTGCCCAAGATGCGTGAGATCCACGCGAACCAGGAGCTTCTACCGGCCTCTCTGGCGGCTGCTGGTGTGCGCGTCGATGAAGTGACGCATGTGATCAACACGCATCTGCACTTCGACCATTGCGGCTGGAATACGACCCTGCACCCCGATGGCTCCGTGACGCCAACGTTCCCGAATGCGCGTTATTTCGCGGCGGCGGGAGAGTTGGAGCATGGACGGCTGCAGCTCGAGCGCGATGCGGTCAGCTATCTCGGGCCGAACTACGATCCGCTGATTGCCAGCGGCCAGCTCACGCTGCTCGATCCGCAGGGCACCGGTGACTTTACTCCAACAGACCCGCGGCTGGCTGCGACGCAATCGCTGCCTCCGGTCACAATTCAAACCTCAACCGAGATCGTCCCCGGTGTCTGGGTCGAAGCCTTCCCCGGCCACACGGCGAGCATGCTGGCGGTGCACCTGGAGTCGCAGAGCGAGCATGCGTGCTACATCGGAGACCTCATTCCGACGCATCACCATCTCGATCCAACGTGGGTGATGGGCTATGACCTCGATCCACTTACCTGCATCGCCCAGCGAAAACGGTTTCTGGCGCAGGCGATCCCCGAGCGCTGGCTGGTGTTGTTCACGCACGATCACCAGGTTCCGGCGGCGTATGTGGAGTGGAATGAGAAAGGGAAGCCGGTGGTTGCGGGGTAA
- a CDS encoding ABC transporter ATP-binding protein: MALTITGLSKTYPNGVHALKNISLTIGNNMFGLLGPNGAGKSTLMRTIATLQEPDSGTIFLDGIDVLQQKDAVRQTLGYLPQEFGVYPKMSALDMLSHLAVMKGITNAGERKEIVEALLNQTNLWAFRKKALSTYSGGMKQRFGIAQALLGKPRLIIVDEPTAGLDPAERNRFLNLLSSIGRDVTVILSTHIVEDVRELCPRMAIIAAGELLLEGAPSEALAALNGKIWSKVVATDDELRALESELRVISSHLVAGQHEIRVFADSAPGEGFRAVDSGLEDVYFLNLSSQSAAKAAN; the protein is encoded by the coding sequence ATGGCGCTTACGATCACAGGTCTGTCCAAGACCTATCCGAATGGTGTTCACGCTCTCAAGAACATCTCGCTCACTATCGGCAACAACATGTTCGGGCTGCTAGGTCCAAACGGCGCAGGCAAGAGTACGCTGATGCGTACCATCGCCACCCTGCAGGAGCCCGACAGCGGCACCATCTTTCTCGACGGCATCGACGTACTCCAGCAGAAAGACGCCGTGCGCCAGACGCTCGGCTATCTGCCGCAGGAGTTCGGGGTCTACCCCAAGATGTCGGCGCTGGACATGCTCTCCCACCTTGCGGTGATGAAGGGCATTACCAACGCGGGTGAGCGCAAGGAGATCGTCGAAGCCCTGCTGAACCAGACGAACCTGTGGGCGTTCCGCAAGAAGGCGCTGAGCACCTACTCCGGCGGCATGAAGCAGCGGTTCGGCATCGCGCAGGCGCTGCTCGGCAAGCCCCGGCTCATCATCGTCGACGAGCCGACTGCCGGACTCGATCCCGCCGAACGCAATCGCTTCCTCAACCTGCTCTCGTCCATCGGCCGGGACGTCACGGTGATCCTCTCGACGCACATCGTCGAAGACGTTCGCGAACTCTGCCCGCGCATGGCGATCATCGCCGCAGGAGAGTTGCTGCTGGAAGGCGCACCCAGCGAGGCGCTGGCCGCCTTGAACGGCAAGATCTGGTCGAAGGTCGTTGCCACCGATGACGAGCTGCGCGCTCTGGAATCGGAGCTGCGCGTCATCTCCAGCCACCTGGTCGCAGGCCAGCACGAGATTCGTGTCTTCGCCGACAGCGCCCCCGGCGAAGGCTTCCGCGCCGTGGATTCCGGTCTTGAGGACGTTTACTTCCTCAACCTGTCCAGCCAGTCCGCAGCCAAAGCAGCCAACTAA
- the rpsU gene encoding 30S ribosomal protein S21, producing the protein MAEVRVQEGEPLENALRRFKRKVQTEDIIKEVKRHSFYLKPGEKKRVKEALARKRNRKKVRKEQD; encoded by the coding sequence TTGGCAGAAGTTCGCGTTCAAGAAGGCGAACCCCTTGAGAATGCACTGCGCCGTTTCAAGCGCAAGGTGCAGACGGAAGACATCATCAAGGAGGTCAAGCGTCACTCTTTCTACCTGAAACCAGGCGAGAAAAAGCGTGTAAAGGAAGCACTCGCACGCAAGCGCAATCGGAAAAAGGTTCGTAAAGAACAAGACTAA
- a CDS encoding MBL fold metallo-hydrolase — translation MNGIDTNNGSLKWEVFTSKRPGLSRDLPPGKEDLMWVSNSSTLIYGERDAVLVDTFLTIDQSQALLNWVIASGKNLTAIYLTHGHGDHVFGVGSILEHFPNAKAVATPAVVEAIRAQVSPTSLEEFWRKLFPGQIPEHLPVADPLEDNELELEGHKLVPVDTGKTDTAQSTCLHVPSIGLLVGGDTVYNGIHPYLAETNTESRREWIATLDKLEALNPRAVIAGHKIPENEDGPRIIAETRQYLRDFNRLDETTHTARELYDAMLELYPDRVNPGSLWGGSKAAKKGVS, via the coding sequence ATGAACGGAATCGATACAAATAACGGAAGCCTGAAATGGGAAGTATTTACCAGTAAACGCCCTGGTCTTAGCCGCGATCTCCCTCCTGGCAAAGAGGACTTGATGTGGGTGTCGAACTCGTCGACGCTCATCTACGGTGAGCGCGATGCTGTCCTTGTCGATACCTTTCTGACCATCGACCAATCGCAGGCATTGCTGAATTGGGTCATCGCAAGTGGCAAGAATCTTACCGCGATCTACCTGACGCACGGTCATGGCGATCACGTGTTCGGAGTTGGTTCGATTCTGGAGCATTTCCCGAATGCGAAAGCCGTTGCAACCCCTGCAGTCGTTGAGGCCATACGTGCGCAAGTGTCGCCAACATCGCTGGAAGAGTTTTGGCGCAAACTTTTTCCTGGACAGATTCCGGAGCATCTCCCCGTTGCCGATCCTCTCGAGGACAATGAACTAGAGCTGGAAGGACACAAGCTGGTTCCGGTAGATACAGGTAAAACGGATACGGCCCAATCGACCTGCCTGCATGTCCCGTCGATCGGGCTGCTCGTCGGTGGAGACACGGTCTACAACGGAATTCATCCCTACCTCGCGGAGACCAACACGGAGAGCCGGCGTGAATGGATCGCTACGCTCGATAAGCTCGAGGCGCTAAATCCCCGAGCCGTCATTGCCGGGCACAAGATTCCAGAAAATGAAGACGGGCCTCGCATCATCGCCGAAACGAGACAGTATCTTCGCGATTTCAATCGTCTCGATGAAACCACCCATACCGCCCGCGAGCTTTACGATGCAATGCTTGAACTCTACCCTGATCGCGTCAATCCAGGCTCCCTGTGGGGAGGCTCGAAGGCTGCTAAAAAAGGCGTCTCCTAG
- a CDS encoding VOC family protein, with protein MLGTHSPALNLAVRDLEAARRFYAETLGLTQVSEMEGLIDFRSGNVMLYVYQSEFAGTNQATAATWSVGEEIEAMIATLKSRGVSFEHYTNIPGLAVRGDIHVGDQPDGSAGEFKVAWFRDPDGNLLSLTNGRSA; from the coding sequence ATGCTCGGAACCCATAGCCCAGCCTTGAATCTTGCCGTCCGCGATCTTGAAGCGGCGCGCCGTTTCTATGCCGAGACCCTCGGCCTCACGCAGGTTTCGGAGATGGAAGGGCTCATCGACTTTCGTTCCGGCAATGTAATGCTCTACGTCTACCAATCCGAGTTTGCAGGAACCAACCAGGCGACAGCCGCTACCTGGTCTGTAGGGGAAGAGATTGAGGCGATGATTGCTACCCTGAAATCGCGCGGTGTCTCCTTCGAGCACTACACGAATATTCCCGGCCTTGCGGTCCGGGGAGATATCCACGTCGGGGACCAGCCGGATGGCAGCGCGGGAGAGTTCAAGGTCGCCTGGTTTCGCGATCCGGACGGCAACCTGCTGAGCCTTACCAACGGGCGCTCGGCCTAG
- a CDS encoding M1 family aminopeptidase — protein sequence MKLFWEFFSFELKVRLKSLSTYVYFAMWFFFSFLSVAAEDFITTGNGKQLLNGPFSNTILYMFFTLFGTIVIAAIFGTSVLRDFQRDTFQLIFTKPITKFAYLGGRWAGSFVTCVFVFSGIVFGEAIGSLMPWADHTRIVSGHAWWYLQPFLSIVVVQIFFLGSIFFLVAALSRKIVIVYLQGIAVLMIYLLLQAVFDATRSLEHFWSGILDPIGLQLASVIARYWTVAEKNSQLFSWSAHVGNGVFLYNRLLWIAVGFVSLGAVYLFFPMSVEALTAKSQGRRAAKAKREEESELQPRRSLVAAQMPSVQQNFGSGLWFTQLVSMTRLRISNITHELLFWALGVLIAFFALVNGYFAGHAQETNVWPVTFLMLQSVENTAVILLFVVATIYAGELVWRERDTRFAGIHDALPMRETTDWLSKFFALAFVEVVLLLVVMACGILMQTFSGFHQYDLLQYFKELFLIVFPSVMGIALLAFFVQTVVSNKFLGHAIVLGVFIMQPILNRWNIENSLLVPTQSPPYSYSDMNGYGHFVAALAWSTVYWTSIFAFLAVLSIALARRGAEDSWRARWGQARHRLPGLTPALGLFVLLVIGSGSWYFYNTHVLNTFYTQKQLRDFQAQYERDFKKYERFPQPKITSVDANIDLDPYHRSFSGTGHFVLQNKTPNPIQQIHITDQRQSVADVQFDRPFHHISSSFRDLYSIYQLETPLAPGEKLNMTFKVGYQSHGFRDGGERPELAYSGMFFDSSYFPTIGYSNDVEIDDPRRRREEKLPLLEDLPPRGDSLGSVTNLFTPTSDWISYRTTVSTPDDQIALAPGYLQRDWYQNDRHYFSYDMGDVKILDFFSYISGRYTVKKENYKGTSIEVYYDYHHPWDVDDMMQGARAGLDYYQANYSPFQYKQFRIIEFPRYRSFAQSFSNTSPFTETFFLSRVLNPKKDIDFTYFVTAHELAHQWWAHQLIGGRVAGSNMMSESLAEYSALRVAQKKYGDAQMHRFLSHELDGYLRGRSGETRKEPPLGQVQRESYVWYQKGSLILYALSDYIGEDKLNLALHNFLMQYRYANADDSQSGPYPDTRMLEAALRAQTPADLQYFIDDSFEKITLYDNKTIQATSQKTSDGKYKVTLVVEGKKAYADGNGVETPAFLNDLIDVGVFSGKKDEEKPLSVRKERITGGRQTFEFLVDEPPTRAGIDPYNKLIDRNLDDNSTDVVNQK from the coding sequence ATGAAACTCTTTTGGGAGTTCTTCTCCTTCGAGCTCAAGGTCCGGCTGAAGAGCCTGTCGACATACGTGTACTTTGCGATGTGGTTCTTCTTCAGCTTCCTTTCCGTCGCCGCTGAGGACTTCATCACCACGGGCAACGGCAAACAGCTCCTCAATGGACCGTTCTCAAACACCATCCTGTACATGTTTTTCACGTTGTTCGGGACGATTGTTATTGCCGCTATCTTCGGCACATCGGTCCTGCGCGACTTTCAACGCGATACCTTCCAGTTGATCTTTACAAAGCCGATTACGAAGTTTGCGTATCTCGGCGGCCGCTGGGCGGGATCGTTTGTCACCTGCGTCTTTGTGTTCTCGGGAATCGTCTTCGGCGAAGCGATCGGATCGCTGATGCCCTGGGCCGATCACACCCGCATCGTTAGCGGCCATGCCTGGTGGTACCTGCAGCCGTTCCTGTCGATCGTGGTCGTGCAGATCTTCTTTCTCGGCTCGATCTTCTTCCTGGTGGCTGCGCTCTCGCGCAAGATTGTCATCGTCTACCTGCAGGGCATCGCGGTCCTGATGATCTACCTGCTGCTGCAGGCCGTGTTCGATGCGACGCGATCGCTCGAGCACTTCTGGTCCGGCATTCTCGATCCCATCGGATTGCAGCTTGCGAGCGTCATCGCGCGTTACTGGACAGTCGCGGAGAAAAACTCGCAGCTCTTCTCCTGGTCCGCGCATGTAGGCAACGGCGTCTTTCTCTACAATCGGCTGCTTTGGATCGCCGTGGGTTTTGTCTCGCTGGGTGCGGTGTACCTATTCTTCCCCATGTCCGTCGAGGCGCTGACGGCAAAGTCGCAGGGACGGCGAGCGGCGAAGGCCAAGCGCGAAGAGGAATCCGAGCTTCAGCCACGACGCTCTCTGGTGGCCGCACAGATGCCAAGTGTGCAGCAGAACTTCGGAAGCGGTCTCTGGTTCACGCAACTTGTCTCGATGACACGCCTGCGCATCTCCAACATCACCCATGAGCTGCTGTTCTGGGCACTCGGCGTATTGATCGCTTTCTTTGCCCTGGTCAACGGCTACTTCGCAGGACATGCACAGGAGACCAATGTCTGGCCCGTCACGTTCCTGATGCTGCAGTCCGTGGAGAACACGGCGGTCATTCTGCTCTTCGTGGTGGCGACCATCTATGCCGGAGAGCTGGTGTGGCGCGAACGGGATACGCGCTTTGCGGGCATCCATGACGCACTGCCCATGCGCGAGACAACGGATTGGCTCTCGAAGTTCTTCGCGCTGGCCTTCGTCGAAGTGGTTCTCCTGCTCGTGGTCATGGCCTGCGGCATCCTCATGCAGACCTTCTCAGGCTTCCATCAGTATGACCTCCTACAGTACTTCAAGGAGCTGTTCCTCATCGTCTTTCCCTCGGTGATGGGGATCGCCCTGCTCGCGTTCTTCGTGCAAACGGTGGTCTCCAACAAATTTCTCGGCCACGCCATCGTCCTGGGCGTCTTCATCATGCAGCCGATTCTCAATCGCTGGAACATCGAGAACTCGCTGCTCGTGCCGACACAGAGCCCCCCGTACAGCTACTCCGACATGAATGGCTACGGCCACTTCGTAGCGGCGCTGGCCTGGTCAACCGTTTATTGGACCTCGATCTTCGCATTTCTTGCCGTTCTCTCAATCGCGCTGGCGCGACGCGGCGCCGAGGATAGCTGGCGTGCACGCTGGGGTCAGGCGCGTCATCGCCTGCCAGGACTGACGCCCGCACTGGGGCTCTTCGTGCTGCTCGTTATCGGCAGTGGAAGTTGGTACTTCTACAACACGCACGTCCTCAACACCTTCTATACACAGAAGCAGCTCCGCGATTTCCAGGCGCAGTACGAACGCGACTTCAAGAAGTACGAGCGCTTTCCGCAGCCGAAGATCACCTCCGTCGATGCGAACATCGATCTCGATCCCTATCACCGTTCGTTCTCCGGCACCGGTCACTTTGTGCTGCAGAACAAGACACCGAATCCCATCCAGCAGATCCACATCACCGACCAGAGGCAGTCGGTTGCCGACGTGCAGTTCGATCGGCCGTTTCACCACATCAGCAGTTCTTTCCGCGATCTCTATTCGATCTATCAACTCGAAACGCCGCTCGCGCCGGGTGAGAAGTTGAACATGACCTTCAAGGTCGGATATCAGTCGCATGGCTTCCGCGATGGCGGCGAGCGGCCCGAACTGGCCTACAGCGGCATGTTCTTTGACTCCAGCTACTTTCCAACCATCGGTTACAGCAACGATGTAGAGATCGACGACCCCCGCCGCCGCCGCGAAGAGAAGCTGCCGCTGCTCGAAGACCTTCCGCCGCGCGGCGATTCCCTGGGCAGCGTGACGAATCTCTTTACCCCCACCTCTGACTGGATCAGCTATCGCACTACAGTCAGCACACCCGACGATCAGATCGCGCTCGCACCCGGATATCTGCAACGCGACTGGTATCAGAACGATCGCCACTACTTCTCCTACGACATGGGCGACGTGAAGATTCTCGACTTCTTCTCGTACATCTCCGGCCGCTACACGGTAAAGAAGGAGAACTACAAGGGCACCAGCATCGAGGTCTACTACGACTACCACCATCCCTGGGATGTCGACGACATGATGCAGGGAGCACGCGCGGGACTTGACTACTACCAGGCCAACTACAGCCCGTTCCAGTACAAACAATTCCGCATCATCGAGTTCCCGCGCTACCGCAGCTTCGCGCAGTCGTTCTCGAACACCTCTCCTTTCACCGAAACCTTCTTCCTCTCTCGCGTCCTCAACCCGAAGAAGGATATCGACTTCACCTACTTCGTTACCGCGCATGAACTCGCACACCAGTGGTGGGCCCACCAGCTCATTGGCGGCCGCGTTGCCGGGTCGAACATGATGTCGGAGTCGCTGGCCGAATACTCTGCCCTGCGCGTGGCGCAGAAAAAGTATGGAGACGCGCAGATGCACAGGTTCCTGTCCCATGAGCTCGACGGCTATCTGCGCGGACGCTCCGGCGAGACGCGCAAGGAGCCGCCGCTTGGGCAGGTGCAGCGCGAGTCCTACGTCTGGTACCAGAAGGGCAGCCTCATCCTCTACGCGCTCTCCGACTACATCGGAGAAGACAAGCTGAACCTTGCGCTGCATAACTTCCTAATGCAGTACCGCTACGCCAATGCCGACGACTCACAGTCCGGTCCCTACCCGGACACAAGAATGCTCGAAGCTGCCCTGCGGGCCCAGACCCCTGCCGACCTGCAGTACTTCATCGACGACAGCTTCGAAAAAATCACCCTCTACGACAACAAGACGATCCAGGCGACCTCGCAGAAGACATCCGACGGCAAATACAAGGTCACGCTGGTCGTCGAAGGGAAGAAGGCTTACGCCGACGGCAACGGCGTCGAGACGCCTGCCTTCCTCAACGACCTGATCGATGTAGGCGTCTTCAGTGGCAAGAAGGACGAGGAGAAACCGCTGTCCGTGCGCAAAGAGCGCATTACCGGCGGCCGGCAGACCTTCGAGTTCCTCGTGGACGAGCCACCGACACGCGCTGGAATCGATCCCTACAACAAGCTCATCGACCGGAATCTGGACGACAACTCCACCGACGTAGTGAACCAGAAGTAG